The region CAAGTCTTATGGTTGTAGGAGCGCCCTCAAGACCTAATCTATATGTAGAGTTAATTTGTATGCAGGATTCACCtaactgaagttgtcttctGACAGTGTTGTTTAGTTTGGTCACATTTGCCACAACTGTATCTGTGAAGTTGTTTTTGGTTGTGCTTTTGATGGTGAGCAGGTCTAGTTTTCATCAGTTTATATGTGGTTTTTTTGCATCTTAATAATTTCAAGAAGTATTTTTCTATGATTCTCACTATCTATGCTGATGCTGTCAGGTGTAAATAGTAGGCATTGCTCTGCAAATACTTTTGGTTGTGCATATTAATGCTACATTTGAGTGCATATTATCATAGAGATTGTTTTTCTCACTTTAGTTGTTTGTGGATTATAAGTGTAGCACCCAAAGCTCTGTTTGATTTCAATATGCTAGATTGCTAGTTATGCCTTAGTCCAATTGTGATATTTTGTTGACATGGTGTATGACTTGTTCATCTGTCAAATTTGTCCTGCTTCATTTTCAGTTGAATACCTGATATGGATGAATCCATGGGAAGGCGTACAGTTGGTGGTCTACTATTGACCAAAGGGGGTTCAATCCTTGTATACAGGGAAGACAGCCCGCGCCACAAAGCGACTACTTGCTGTACGCGCCTTGGCTGTAGCAGCAAGCTTTTTCGTGACAAAGACAAGAGAATGCGCAGGCCAACCAAGGAAGCAGCGACTCAGGAATCACAACTTGTCATTGGATCCAACAGTTTGTCACCTCAAGCAAGAATGGCTTATGGCAGTAGCACCAGCAGGAATGCAGCAGGCAACTGTAGCAGAACTGGCAACAGGCCTAGAAGAGAAACTGCTAGCAAGGATCTACTTGCTCGTCTGAAAGAAAGGGTCAATGCATCGAAGAAGCGCTCGTTGAGTGAAGGGAGTAGCCCATCATCACCAAACAAATCCAGTGCAGGTTCCttgagtagtagtagtagatcaATTTCAAGACCATTGCATCGGTCAGCTGCCAAGGCTAGGAAGGATGGAGGCAGGAATGGAAGCATTGCCAGAACACGTAGTGGTAGTAATGGAAATTCTGCAGGAGATGGGCATACAAAGGTTGATTGGCAAGGACCTGCAGGTGGATTTATTTCTGGAAACTTGTTCAGACATAGAAGTAGACATCAAGGAGAACCAGTACCTTATTCAGAGGACAGTTTAAATGACAGTGAATACTGGCGATACGGTTTGGATGAAAGTGATGAGGTATGGCTTTTCataattaatcttaaataaTCAACCTATAGATGTTCTGACAATGTGTTGATTCttacataaaaatagaatGTATTGGTGAAAAGGGAATACAATCCTACCCTGATGCATTTTGTTAATCAACTGTGATACCTTGATGCATTCGTTAATCAACTGTGAAACAGTGAAATTAAATTCCATTGTCTTGCAGGATGCATCCAGTGATCGGCATAGAGGAATGAGAATGGACATCGATGACATGTCTTATGAGGTTAGCTATTATTCAGTAACTTCTGATACTGATATTTATGTTAGTAATATTTTAGCGCCAAGTATCTTTTATTTGGAATTTATCCTTGCCTTTTGTTTGACGTTGGCTTTGTGGCATTCTAGGAATTGCTTGCTCTAGGGGAAACAATTGGTACAGTAAGCACTGGTCTTTCAGATGATGAGCTGTCAAAGTGTCTTAAAAGAATCCTCTATGTGCCCTCAGCTTCAACAAGTTATGAAGATGGAGATATCAAATGCATCATATGCCAGGTATATTCAATTACTAGCAGTCCAACATTAGAATGTTGTGTAGTTCGATAT is a window of Oryza brachyantha chromosome 8, ObraRS2, whole genome shotgun sequence DNA encoding:
- the LOC102701929 gene encoding uncharacterized protein LOC102701929 translates to MDESMGRRTVGGLLLTKGGSILVYREDSPRHKATTCCTRLGCSSKLFRDKDKRMRRPTKEAATQESQLVIGSNSLSPQARMAYGSSTSRNAAGNCSRTGNRPRRETASKDLLARLKERVNASKKRSLSEGSSPSSPNKSSAGSLSSSSRSISRPLHRSAAKARKDGGRNGSIARTRSGSNGNSAGDGHTKVDWQGPAGGFISGNLFRHRSRHQGEPVPYSEDSLNDSEYWRYGLDESDEDASSDRHRGMRMDIDDMSYEELLALGETIGTVSTGLSDDELSKCLKRILYVPSASTSYEDGDIKCIICQEEYLPAEEVAEMACEHYYHITCIQQWLRQKNWCPICKSVGCSMKP